The window ATGTAATTTTAACTTGTGTAGGGACTTTAGGAAGAACTGCTATTATCTCGGAAAATATCATTTTCAGTGCTGATAGAAATTTAGCTATCCTTCGACCTGTTGCTAAATTTATACTTCCAGAGTACTTACAATTAATCCTTAATGGGCCTGAGATGCAGGCATATATAGCAAGTGCTGATGGAAGTACTGCTCAACCTCATATTTACTTGAAGCAAATAAGATCATTAATGTGTCCCCTTCCACCTTTTACCGAGCAAAAACGTATTGTTGCCAAAGTCGATCGCCTGATGTCTCTCTGCGATGAACTAGAAGGCAAGCTGAAGGAAGTGCGATCGCATAGTGAGAAACTGATGGAAGTAGCAGCACGGGAAGTGTTGGCGGTGTGATGGGAGGTGCGGTGCGTAGTGTAGGTTTTGGAATGGCGATCGCACCCGACTGTCGCCCAAGTATCTGTAGGGTGCGTCAGACAATTAAACTATTAGTTAGACAATTAGCTGAAAATCTAACGCACCCTACGAAGTCATATTAAAATGATATTAGAGTATTAAAAATTTTACCATGACTCAAGCGCTACCCAAATTAATGACTTTTGATGAGTTTCTGGAATGGAAACCAGAAAACGGACGCTATGAGCTACATAAGGGAGTTATTGTTGAAATGCCTAATCCAACTGGTAAACATTCAGCGATCGCAGGTTTTCAGGCGATCGAATTTGGTTTTGAAATTAGGCGATTACAACTTCCTTACTTTATCCCCAAGGAATGTACAATTAAATTTAGCGATAACACTGGCTACGATCCAGACGCGATCGTATTGGATAAACAAGCTGTAGAAACTAATGAATCTCGATGGGAAAAAGAATCTGTTATTACTAGAGGAGATTCTGTCAAGTTAGTTGTTGAAGTTGTCAGCACAAATTGGCGGGATGATTACGGATACAAGATGATAGACTATGAAGCGTTAGGTATTCCTGAATATTGGATTGTAGATTATTTAGGTTTAGGTGGTAGCCGTTATATTGGTTCCCCGAAACAGCCGACTTTATCAGTTTATCAGTTAGTAGATGGCGAGTATCAAATCAAGCTGTTTCGGGGAGATAAAATGATTGAATCGTCAGTGTTTCCAGATTTGAATTTGACCGCCGTGCAAATTTTTGATGGTGGGTAAAATTAAGGCGAGAAAACCTATAGGCTGCGCCAAATAATTACCGGCTCTTGCGGATTTATGGGTAAAAATGTTCTTGATGTTACAGTTGAGTGAGATGGTGGGTTACGGCACGGGAACCGCTGTATCGATCGAAAGTGCTAAAATTATCGCCCGTGCCTAACCCACCCTACGATTAGATAATGCCTTATTAGTTATAATGAAAAAATCGGGGCAGACATCTATGCCTACCCTCTTTAAAACTAGGGACAATCCGAACTTAATTATTTCGCCAGACTGTCGCCGAAGTAAGAAAAAGCCAGGTATAACTATTTGTTTCCCGCTGCTTTTTCCAGGGATTTGCCGATAATTTCTTCCACCGACTCAACGCCCTTGGTATTTTCAGGACGTTTCATTTTATCGATGTCAGCGGTTCCTTGAACTTCATTCAAGCCGGGATTTGTTTCCTTAATTTGCTTTTTCATTCCGTAAGGATTTGACAAAACCGCTTCTTGTGACTTCCGTTCAATTTCTAACAGATTTGCCTCGCCGTCAGTAGGGCGACTGGTGTTGGTGCTGGCGCTGTAAGCTGGCATAGCATAAGACATTAGGATTACAGTACAAACGCAAACAGCGAGCAGAAGACGAATCGGACGCAACAGTGCAGAAAAGTTAAAACGAATAGAACGCATTGAAAGATTCTCCTATTTATCGAAATTGGTAGCTATTGGTCGTTAAGAGGTTAAACAAACCTTTATTTTCAGCGACCTTCCTCTATTTGCTCAAATTTTTGAATTTGTCGCCTCTGTATCTGGATAGATCTGTATTGATAGCTTCAAAAGCATTCTTCATCTATCAAAAGAGGTATCAGATGGCTGACTACCTCTGGTGGATAGATATGTATTGTGCAATTGAAAAGCATCTTTCATCTACCAAAAGGCGTATAGAGTTGCTGCCTCAATCTAAGGAGAAAAATTCGATATTGGGTAGGAGAGGGTCTCGAATAATACCCACACCAGCAAAACCCCAACGTTTGAGCAGATTTTTCAGTTGACTGCCTGGAACTGATTCAACGCCAAAGCGATCGGCTACATCCGCGCCGTGGGTATTCAGGTAGCTCAACGCCTCGAAATCTTCGTTAAATAAAAGTAGAAAGCTGGGAGAATTAGATCCTTTTGAAGCGGTTTCTGGATGTGCGGTTAAATAACGACCGTCAGATCTAGAACGAACAACGTAATAAATTTGCGAAAACATGATGACATCGGGAATGGGAAATGGGGAAGGGGAATTGCAAATTTCAGATTTGAGATTTCAAATTTAATTAAAATCTCAAATCTGAAATCCTCAATTAGCTAATTCAAGTTTTCCAGACGAATGCGCGGGTCTACTACCTTGAGTAGCAAATCTGCCAATAAATTGCCCAGGATCAGCATGACTGCACCCATCATCAAACTCGCCATCACCAGGTAGAGGTCTTGAGCGCGTACAGCATCCAAAATCAGCCGTCCCAAACCGGGCCAGTTGAAGAAGTACTCGGAAATAAACGCACCGCTCAACAAACCGGCAAACTCAAAACCCAGTAGCGTAATTAAAGGGTTGACCGCATTGCGGAGAGCGTGAACGTAAATCACCCGATTTTCTGGTAAACCTTTGGCGCGAGCTGTCTGGATGTAGTCTTGGCGCAGTACATCTAACAATTCTCCTCGCATAATTCGCTGCAAACCGGCAAAGCTAGTAACGCTCAACGCCAGAGTGGGTAAAATCATGTGCCAGCCAATATCCAATATCTGACCTAACAGCGTTAGTTCCGAGTGATTGATGCTCGTCATTCCTCCCACTGGAAACAAAGGAGAAGTGTTTTGGGCTACGATTAGCAGCAGCAAGGCGGTGATAAAGCTGGGAAATCCTTGTCCGGTGTAGCTGATTAACTGTAAGACGCGATCGACATAACGATTTTGATTGACTGCGGCGACAATCCCTAACGGGATGGCGATCGCCCAGGTCATCACCAGCGAAGAAATCGCCAGCAGCAGCGTATTGGGAATGCGCTCCCACAACAAAGACCCCACCGATCGCCCGTAAACAAAACTCGTACCAAAATTACCTTGGGTGATAATCCGCCACAACCATAGTATGTACTGTTCCGCCCAAGATTTATCCAAACCGAACTGCTGTTTGAGCTGCTCAATCCGTTCCGGCGAAATTTTCGGATTTTGCCTGAGCGTATCCAGGTAATCCCCCGGAGCAAATTGAATAATGAAAAACGAGAGTGCCGACGCCAACAGCAGGGTTAGTAGTGCCTGTAATAAGCGCTTCAGCACATATACAAATGTTTCGCTAGTGAATACCTGAGTTAGCCAATGCGAACCTAACTCCCATTTTCTGTTACCCCAGGAATCTTTTGTAGAAGTCATCTAACCACAAACCCATTTCGCTTACTGCAATTTTAGATTTCGGATTGCTGCCAAATCCTCAGATCTAAAATTTTTCTGACTAAAAGTGATAGGGGACTCTCGCTCGGCAGAAAAGAATTCCCTATCAAAAAAAAGATATTATTGGCTGAATTTATTCATGGAAAACAAACATATTTTTTCCTTGGTTCACGCCGCAGGATCGATCGGTATGGATTGCCAGCACCCTTTCCCCACCCCTCTCCCTTCTCCCTACTTAATGCTAGTACTCAATCAGGGTAACAATCGGTACATCAGGAAGATATCCGCGTCCGCCCAAGTCCCGTAGCTCGATGATAAATCCAAAACCAACCAAATTGCAGCCAGCTTGCTGTACCAACTTTGCCGTAGCGGCTGCCGTTCCCCCAGTGGCAATCAGATCGTCCACAATTAAGATGCGAGACCCAGGCTGCAAAGCATCCTTGTGTACCTCCAGACGATCCATACCGTACTCCAGCTGATATTCGATCGAATGAACCTCTGCCGGCAATTTCCCAGGTTTGCGAACCGGAATAAAACCAGCTTTGAGCTGATAAGCTAAAGGCGTCCCGACGATAAACCCGCGAGACTCCATCCCGACAACATAATCTACCTCTGGGAAGGTGTCTTTGCATTTCTGGGTAAGAGAGTCGATCGTGTAACGCAGTCCATCTGGGTCGCGCAGGAGAGTGGTGATGTCTCGAAACAGGATTCCCGGTTTGGGAAAATCTGGAATTTCGCGAATCAAAGACTTTAAATCCATAGACTTTTCATCGAAAATAGCGGTAATCGTCAGCATCGGTTGCAAGCCGATCGCCCCCTGGAAACTCAGCAGCAATAGGGTGGGTGAGTTTAACCCATAACTCGATCCCGATCGAAGACAGTTTCCTTGAGTCCCGATTGCAAAGAGATGCCTCAGAAATCGTACACTAGAGAGTTACAGTTGCACAGTTTGATATCAACGCTTAAATTCAAAACCAAACTAGATTCTTCAACCGCTAGGGTAGAGATGTGGCACAAAGACCGAGACTAAAAGTCACAAGTCACTAACGCAATCATTTCCAGATTGCTTTTGCCTCAGTCCAGTTCACCTAGCCGATCGATCGGAATGAAAGTCTCCGCTAACGTAATGTATTTAGATAGTCCACCAGCCCAATCCAATCCCGTCATTTTGGACAGCTTGCCTGTTCCAGCTACCTTTGAGGATCGGGAAATGCCTCGCCGTGCAAGGCTGCAAATTGACCTGATTCTACTGGCCATAGAAGCCTTGGATATCGGTGGCTCCGAAGCCATCCTGACGCTCGCTGCCGAACTGGAACTACAAGATATTATTAAAAATCGAGTCAATCTCTGGCGGCTTCGCAGTACTAACCCGCTGCGACGATACAGCCAGCGCCGTTCCTTGACTGTCCTGGAGGCCAAAGCTTTAGTGGCGATCGCCTGCTACCTGGCGCGACGCATGACGGTCTTAATTCGCCAACTGCTCCTAGCTTATCAACAGATCAGCGATAAGCAACTTTCAATGGAACATCATTTTCGCCTTTCTGAATATCTGGAGCGCTTTCGCAAGCACTTCCGCAGCCGGATGAATCCCCGGCGTTCCGGTGTTCTCGCTTACAGCTCCGATGAAAAATTAAACGAGCTAGCTATTTCACTTTTGGGAGAGTTGCTATTTTGTACAGGTACCGGTGGAATGCAACGATTTTGGAGCAGTCTGTTTGATGGAGAAGTTTAATAGATTATCGATCGCTACCAATTCCACTACTGACAACTAACAAC is drawn from Aerosakkonema funiforme FACHB-1375 and contains these coding sequences:
- a CDS encoding DUF3038 domain-containing protein; the protein is MKVSANVMYLDSPPAQSNPVILDSLPVPATFEDREMPRRARLQIDLILLAIEALDIGGSEAILTLAAELELQDIIKNRVNLWRLRSTNPLRRYSQRRSLTVLEAKALVAIACYLARRMTVLIRQLLLAYQQISDKQLSMEHHFRLSEYLERFRKHFRSRMNPRRSGVLAYSSDEKLNELAISLLGELLFCTGTGGMQRFWSSLFDGEV
- a CDS encoding ABC transporter permease yields the protein MTSTKDSWGNRKWELGSHWLTQVFTSETFVYVLKRLLQALLTLLLASALSFFIIQFAPGDYLDTLRQNPKISPERIEQLKQQFGLDKSWAEQYILWLWRIITQGNFGTSFVYGRSVGSLLWERIPNTLLLAISSLVMTWAIAIPLGIVAAVNQNRYVDRVLQLISYTGQGFPSFITALLLLIVAQNTSPLFPVGGMTSINHSELTLLGQILDIGWHMILPTLALSVTSFAGLQRIMRGELLDVLRQDYIQTARAKGLPENRVIYVHALRNAVNPLITLLGFEFAGLLSGAFISEYFFNWPGLGRLILDAVRAQDLYLVMASLMMGAVMLILGNLLADLLLKVVDPRIRLENLN
- a CDS encoding low temperature-induced protein, encoding MRSIRFNFSALLRPIRLLLAVCVCTVILMSYAMPAYSASTNTSRPTDGEANLLEIERKSQEAVLSNPYGMKKQIKETNPGLNEVQGTADIDKMKRPENTKGVESVEEIIGKSLEKAAGNK
- a CDS encoding Uma2 family endonuclease codes for the protein MTQALPKLMTFDEFLEWKPENGRYELHKGVIVEMPNPTGKHSAIAGFQAIEFGFEIRRLQLPYFIPKECTIKFSDNTGYDPDAIVLDKQAVETNESRWEKESVITRGDSVKLVVEVVSTNWRDDYGYKMIDYEALGIPEYWIVDYLGLGGSRYIGSPKQPTLSVYQLVDGEYQIKLFRGDKMIESSVFPDLNLTAVQIFDGG
- a CDS encoding adenine phosphoribosyltransferase; the protein is MDLKSLIREIPDFPKPGILFRDITTLLRDPDGLRYTIDSLTQKCKDTFPEVDYVVGMESRGFIVGTPLAYQLKAGFIPVRKPGKLPAEVHSIEYQLEYGMDRLEVHKDALQPGSRILIVDDLIATGGTAAATAKLVQQAGCNLVGFGFIIELRDLGGRGYLPDVPIVTLIEY